The genome window CGAATGAAAAAATCATTGGTTTCTGATGCGCAAGTTCAAAAAATGTTTGGTGTAAGTTTACAAATCGGGTTTGGATACAAATACGATATGGTAAAAGACAAATTCATTTGGTTGAGAAAAGAATTTACTTCAGGATACAACAGTGTATTAATTTATGAAGTTCCAATTAGCAAGGTTGAAAAAGACAACAACATTATTGCTAATATTACTGCAATGCGCGATGAAATAGGTAAAGCTAACATTCACGGAACATTACCAAACACATGGATGATTACTGAAGCTGCTTATGCGCCTTATTTGTTTGACGTTACCGTTGCTGGAAAGAAAACGTATTTGACAAAAGGAACTTGGGAATTGAAAAACGATTTCATGGCCGGACCGTTTGTTAATTATGCAATCAAAGACACTAAAAACAACCGTTATTTAATTTTAGAAGGCTTTACTTATAATCCTTCAAAATCGAAACGTGATTTGGTTTTCGAATTGGAAGCCATTATTCAATCGGTTAAATTTTTAAAATAATTTTAGGTAATGGGTTAAAGGTAATTGGTAATAGGTTTTTATAACAATTTTTTCCATCACCCATCACCCATCACCCATCACCAAATCATGATAAAATTCGAAATAAAGCGATTTAACGAACTTTCTACAGCTGAACTATATTCTTTGCTACAACTTCGTTCAGAAGTGTTTGTAGTAGAGCAAAATTGCGTTTATCAAGACATTGACGGCAAAGATGAGAAAGCACTTCATGTTATGGGATATTATAACGGTGATTTAGCTGCTTATTCGCGTTTGTTTAATAAAGGTTATTATTTTGATGAAACTTCTATCGGTCGCGTTGTAGTGAGCCCAAAATATCGTGATAAAAAATTTGGTCATGATTTAATGCGTGTTTGTATTGAAGCAATAAAAGAAAATTACAACGAAACAGCCATTACTATCTCTGCTCAAGAATACCTAAAAAAATTCTACGAATCGCATGGTTTTATACAAACTAGCGAAATGTATTTAGAAGATGATATTCCTCATATTCAGATGAAACGTTCTTAGTTTACAGTCTCAGCAGGAAAGCAATAGCACAGATTACCCTTTTTTACAGATTTATAACAACAATCAAACTAAGAATAAAAAAGCTCACTAAAGTAGATTTACTGTGACTAAAAACTGCGACTGCAAACTTTTTAAAGCTTATAACTAACCGTCAACATTACAACTCTTGGCAATGTGAATGTTGTTGAACTCGAAATCATAAAATCAGAAAACGAATTGTTGATTTTAGTGCCGTTATTCAAGTAATTCTGAGCCGATAGTTCAAATCGGATCGGATTATTTTTCTTTTGGTAACTCAAATAGGCATTGGCAATTCTAAAATCTGTAGCTACATTATTGCTGTTTTTGTTGTAGGTTACTTCGTAATCGGTTTTAAAATTAAAATGCTTCCAAAAATCGATATCCAAATCAAATTTTATTCTATCTGAAGTAAGTTTAGAGCTTGTTAATCCTGAAAACTGACTAAACGTTTTGTTATAACTCACACTAACACTTGGCCATTTTTTATTAGCTGTTCGTAATCTTAAACCAAAGTTTTGATTGTTTCTGTCGTTAATTACTGTTTGGCTATTTACCGTTTGTGTATAATTGAACCACGACAAATTAGCATTAAAACTCAATCTAAATTTGTTTATTTTTTTATCGATATTTCCATAAACGCGATAGGTAGTTTCTGGATTATCTGTGATAGTTGGTGTAGTAAATTGATTGATACCATCTAAACCAATTTCATTTCGAATGGTTCTTACTTTTTTGGTAAAACTAGCATTAGCAAATAACATCAAACCACGATACATGCTGGTTCTAGAATAATTCAAAGTGGCATTATGAAAACGCTCGTTTTGTAATAAGGCATTTCCTTTAAAAACCGAATTATAACTTTGTAGCGTATAACGTTCTAACAAACGATTCGCTTCTGGAAATTCATTCACCAAACGGTAATTGAATTTTAAGTTTTCCGATTGATTGAATTCGTATTCGCTTAACCAACTAGGTTGTAAAAATGTGTTGTTTAACGTATAATTGTTTGCAATTTGCTCGGTTTTCAAATGATAATAATGGGCATAAATGGCAGGTTTGTTCACCCATTTTCCAATTTTAAACTTATATTCTAAACCTAAATACAAATCGTTTAACAAATAATCCATATCATTACCAAAACCATCTGTAGCAAAATCATTTATAGTGCCATCGGTTAGGTATTGTTTTTCGGTGATTTGTAGTTGTGTTGTTCCTAAATTATTTCCAACATTGGTATACAAATGATTGTAATTGTTGATAATCCAATAATGTTTAAAAAGCGCATCCATACTACTGTTTTTTACTTTTTTTACTTGCTGAATGTTGTAAAACGAATCATTTTCTAATGGAATTAATCCGGTTAAAAATTCAGTATCAGTTAACCAAGTATTAATAGGTTTTTGGTTGTCATAACTTTGATTGATGACCAAAGTGGTGGTATGTTTAGAATTAATTTGCTTATGCCATTCTAAAAATTGTTTGATTTGAATATTATCAGCTGAATTTAGAGTTTCAAACGAAGTTTGTTGTCCATCGAGTCTTGAATTTAAAACCGAAGTCATATCATTGGCGCTCGATTGAAATTGGCCGTTGTAAAACCATTTCTCTTTTGTGTTGGGCATGTAGTTTAGTTTTACGTTTCCGATGCCTAAAATCGATTTATTTTCGCCTTTATTGATGCGTTCTTCTGAAGTGGCGGTTGTGTTTTGAAGATACTCTATAGAACTTTCGGTTAAAGTGCTGGTAAAAAGTTTAGAAAAAATAGCAAAACCTTCCACATCTAATTTAGAATTGATTTCTTGGCGAAAGTTAAAAGCGCTAAATTGCGATTTATTTTCTATGACATCTGTATTATCGCTAGCAAAGGAATACAAATCAGTCAATTGTTTTCTTCCCGAAATAAAGCTGCTAGCACCACCTTGAAAGCGCATCATGTCTTGAAAAGAAAAAGTACGTTTACCAATGTTGTTGAGGTCGCCAATGAAACTCACATTCGTTTTTGGCGCATAATAAAACAAAGCAGCGTGACCGAGATAAAATCCGTTATCATTAGCAACTTCAGCGCCTGCATCGACATCGCCAAAAATGAATTTCTTTTTGTCTTCTTTCAGTTTGATGTTCATCGCCAAGTCTTCAGAATCAGAAACTTGTTTTAGAAAACCTACTTCGTTGAAGTTGTCAATTACTTCCACTTTATCTACGGCATCTGCTGGAATATTTTCTACGCCAAGCTTTGTTCCTCCTCCAAAAAATGATTTATTTTCTACTAAAAACTTGGTTACTTTCTTGCCCTGAACCGTAACGCCACCGTTTTTATCTACTTCTACACCTGGTAGTTTTTCTAGTTGCTCTTTTAATTTGCGTTCGTTACCGCTAGTAAACGCTTTTACATCGTAAATGAGCGTGTCTTTTTTAACCACAACAGGTTTGTAATCGTAGGTAATGGTAATTTCTTTTAATTCTTGCCCGTTTTCTTTGAGTTTAAAATGGTGTTCTTTTTGCGAAAAATTAGCCGGAAGATTTAAAATTTCTTCTATAAAACCTAAATACGAAACCCGAACTTCATAAGGTACGTCTTTTTCTAATTCTAATTTGTAACGCCCCAAATGATCGGCAATAGCAAATTTTAACCCTTGTTTTTCAACTAAAGGTTTGGCAATTACATTAGCGTTTTGTAATGGGTTTCCTAACGAGTCTTTCACCGTACCAGTTAAGGTTTGAGAAAATGTAAAAAATGGAAAAAGTAGTAATAGAATTATGGATTTTGGCATTTAGATTTTTGTAATTATTCGTCTAATATAAACTTCATTTTTTCTTTGATTATTTCTTCGTATTTTTCTTTAGAAATAATTTTTTTGAAATCAATTTCTTTAAATTTAATGGAGCTATCATCAAAAGTAATAGATTTTAATCCGTATATAACATTATCAATTTGGAGTTCTACAATTAATCCTGGTAAATTTCCGTATCCATTAGGCCCAAATTGATACGCTATTTCAGGACAATACCAAGCTGTTATAGGAACTATTATTTTGTTCTCAATTGTTTTTTCAGTTGTCGCTTTGTAACAATTATAATTGCCGATTTTTTTAGTTTCAGTGGTTAAAGACCAATTATATGCTGCTTTTTCCTCTAAAATATAGGTTTCATTATCAATCTCTTTTTCTATAAAAGTTTTGTCTTTAGTTATACTTGTAAAACCTTGATACCTAGAAAAAGCTCTAACCATTCTATAAGAATGATATTCAATTTCTAGGTTATCCATGATAAAGAACTCACTTCTATCTTTTGAAAAATTTAATTGAAAAGTAAACTGATTACTATTCTCTTGAGCAATTTTATAGTAGGAATTGTAAGGTGATTTGGTTATTTCATCTTTATTGTTTATCGTTACAGAATAGATAGCTTTATTATTCTGTGAATAAATAGTTGTTAAAAATAATAGTACAATTACGAGCGAATAAATTTTCTTCATTTTTCTTAAGTTAATTTTTTCATTTCAGCATTAAAAATGGCTGTAAATTCTTCTTCAGATATGGTTTTTTCTTCTTGTAATTGTAAAGGAATTTCGGCAACTAATTTTGAAATACGCTTTAAATAATGTTTCAAGAAGGTTTTAAAAACTTGAAATTAATTTACTTTTCTTAAGTTTTATTAATGAATTTGAATAAAACGGTTAATTTCCTAAAATTGGTGGTGAAGCTAAAATTTTTTTAAACTCTTCTTGAGTGATTAATTTTCCTTTTTTAGGTTTTTCGATAATTTTGTTTTCGTTGCTAAGTTCTATTTTTGTGGCGCCCCATGTAATATTCCTTACTTGTAATTCTAAAATTAATCCTGGTAAGCCATTATATCCTTTTGGACCAAAATTAAAAGGAATACTTGGGCAATACCAAGCCACTATAGGATGTTTAAAAGTCCCTTTTGGATTTATAACAATTTGTTCTGATATGGCTTTGTAGCATAAGTACGAACCTATTTGTTTGGTTTCATTCTCTAGTTTCCAATTTGTAGTTTCTTTGGATTCTATCATAAATTCTCCAAAAAAACCACTTTCATATTGTGTTTTTTCTTCTTTAACAACATCGATAAAAAAAGATGTTGATGCTTCTGAAAAAGAAATAGCAAAATCAATTTCACTATTTGTCATTACTTCTTCCATTTTAAAATAAGAAACATTTTTATTTGCTTCCAATCTGAATTTAATTGCTTGAGCTCCCTTTTGTGCTAGAGCATAATAGTCTTTTAAAACAGCATTGGTTGAAAAGCCTTCATCAAAACCTATATGTAATGAATAGTTTACACTTAATGAATTTGTTTGCGCTGAAAGGTTTCCAACAAAAATAAATAATACAATAATTCTCCCTAACATATGATATATTTTTTTAAAACGCTTTAATATTGAATTAAAGCGTTTTGTAATTTATTAAGCTTGTGTTAACACTTTTTCTGTGCATGATTTATATGCGTCCCAAGCTACTTTTCCTGCTTGCATTTCATTGGCTCCATTATCGATAGCTGATTGATAAGTGTCAAGATATACATTATGACATCCAGTCTCGGTATATTCAACTTTAGCTTCAACTTTTTTCTCTTCAATTTCATTTGCCATACCAGCAAAAGAAAAAGCTACAAGTGCAACTGCACTAAAAATCATTTTTTGCATTTTGTTTAAATTTTTAAAATTACTAATTTGTTTTTGGTTAACCAATCCAAATGTTGAACTTTAAAAATGAAAAACAAAATTTCAATTTAACATTTAACTAAAAGTATATAAAAGACACCTTTTTTGCCTGATAACTTAATTTTAAGTGTTTTATTGTATTTAAAATATAATAATTTGAGATTTTAAAATTTAGATTTTTGTAATTATTTACGGCAAAAGATTAGTTTTCTTCCGTTAATTTTTTCATTTCAGCATTAAAAATGGCTGTAAATTCTTCTTCAGATATGGTTTTTTCTTTTGGTAGTTGTAAAGGAATTTCTGTATCTAATTTTGTAATACTTTTTAAATAAAATCTAACTTTTGAATTAACTACTCTAGCTTCAAATATTAATCCAGGTAAACCATAATATACATCAGGACCATAAGAGAAAGGAATTTCAGGGCAAAACCAAGCTTCAATTTCATAAGTATCTTTTCCTCTAAAATCATCATAGGAAACCTTTGCTATTGCACGATAACACAGAAAATTGTTAATTGATTTTGTTTCACTTGTTATTGTCCAATTATATTTATTGATATTACTCTTAATAAAGTATTTCTTTCCAGTCATTTCGGTCTCATAAATGGCTACATTATTTATTTTATCATAATAATGAACTCCACTACCTCCTCCTACTGTAATTGCTCTCGGATTGAAACCTGTCATTTTAAGAGTTTTTATGTACTTAAAAAAAGCAAAATTATTACTAATAATAAGCTCATATTCTACTTGATCAAACGATTCGTTAATGCTAACAATATTGTTTTTTATATTAATGTCAGTAATTTTTTCTAAATCTTCTTCATTGTTAGAAATAGATTTACCATATACAATCTTGTAATTTTGCCCCATTATAGAGGAAGTAAATACTAAAAACAAAATAAGTTTTTTCATGAATGTTTTATTAAACCGAATTGAAAAACTAACATTTAAAATTCTGAATTTTCTTTAATTTTTTGATTGTATTCTTCTTTAGAAATCCTTTTTTTATTTGGCAATTCTAAGGAGATTTTTTTATCCGATAGAACAATTGATTTTGCCACTACCTTATTTCCGTTTTTTTCTAATTCCAAAATTAAACCTGGTAATCCATTGTATTCCAAAGGGCCATAAGAATAAGGTAATTCAGGACAAAACCATGCCGTAATTACCCTTTCTTTGTTTTTACCATCTCTTGCTGTATAACTTTCAGTACAAGTAGCTTTGTAGCATAAGTAGTTGTTAATTTTTTTGCTTTCACTTGAAATATTCCAATTATGATTTGATGGAGTTTTAATTAGAAATTCACCATAATCTTCGTGTAATAACTTTTCTTTTAATTCAAAATAGACTTCTTTGAATCCAAGCATTATCAACAAAGTTTCTTCAGCTAAATTATACCCATCTTCTTTGTTTAAACTTAATTTATAAAAAAAACTATTTTGGTTATTAAATTTTAATTCGAAGGAAATTCTTGCATTTTCAAGATTTTTAATTTGAACATCTCCTTTGTTTTCCTTTGTTTCAGGATATTTTTTTGACATTGCTTCATAAACAACTTGTCCGCTTTGCGAAAACAAAATGTTAAGTGAGAATAGTAGGATTACAACAACTTTTTTATGAATCATAGAGTTATAGGTTTTGGTGTTTTTTTTAATTCAAAATAAATCAGAATTGTTTTTTGACAAATTCACGAACCTTATTTTGAAATTCTTGATCAGTAATTATCTTTCCTTCATTTGGCAGTACAATTTCTTTAACATCATTTGAAAACGCAATTTTTTCAACGCCAAAAACATTATTCCATTCTTGTAATTCTAATATTAAACCAGGAAGACCGCCATAGCCTTTTGGTCCAATTGAGATAGGAATTTGAGGGCAAAACCAAGCAACTACAGGATGTTTGAAAATTTTACCATTGTCCACAATATATTCGTTAGTTGCTTTATAGCAAGTGTAGCCATCAATGATTTTCGATTCATTTGTTAGAACCCAATTTAGATTCAAAGGTTCGATTATTAAGTATTCATTTTCTTTGAAAATGCTACCCGAATTGTTGTAATAAATTTTATTTTTAAAAATATAGATTTCTTTTTTAGCTCTACTATGAAGTATTGTCATTTCTAAGTTTTGACCATCTAAAGATAAGTTCTTTGTAAGTTTAAATTCGGAAATAGAGTCGTTGAACGTTAATTCAAATTTGAGATGTTTTGCGCCTTCTATTGCTTGTAAAACAAATTTTCCAATAGTTTCATTTTTGATTAATTTTTCATCTTCTAATATTTTAAAACTATAGGTTATGGTTCCGCTTTTTTGTGCAAGAGTGACTAAAGAAAATAAAGCGAAGATGAGTAGAAAGAAATATTTCATCGGTTTTACTTATTTTTTTATGGGTTTCATGGTTTGAAATTAAACAACATGTAATTTTTAACTAATTATTGTTTATGAGTTCATCTTTAACTCTTCGATCTCTGTTTTTAATTTCCTCATCGGATAACATTTCTCCTTCTGTTGGCTCTGTTATTTTAGTAGGAACAGTTTTCAAATCTATTTTTTCAACAACATAGGCAATTTCGTCTTCATGTAATTCTAAAATTAATCCAGGTAATCCAGAATATCTTGTAGGGCCTAGTGGAACTGGAATTTCAGGACAATACCAAGCTACAACAGGCCATAAAAACTCACGACCTTTCCATTTTTGAACATAAGTGTAAGTAGCTTTATAACATTTATAGCCTTGAATTTCTTTGGTTTCAGTAGTTAAATTCCATTCGATAAAACTTGCTTTTCTTTTTCTTAATAACGTAGCAAATGAATAGGTAAGCTGTTCAATTAAAGTATCTTTTTTTCTATTTATATAAAAAATGTCATCACCATAAAACAACCCAACAGTATATCTTTTACTCAATTGATTTTCTAAATCTGAAATCATATTTTCAGACATTGTAAAAACAGCGGCCTCATTGTTGAATTGAAGCGTAAATCGAAGTAATTGTGCCATCATTTCGTGGTCTAATTCTTCTTGATACCACATTCTGTTTTGCTGTTTGAGTTCTTCTGTGGCTTGCTTTATACTAAAAAACGATTTGTAAGTAATTATTCCATTTTGTTGGCCAAAAGAACTAATAAATGTTGTAAAAAAAAGAAAAATTATTGTTTTTTTCATAGTTGAGAATGCTTGATTAAACATAACCTCTGCGTTTTACTTCGCGTAAAATGCTGGAATCATCTGTGATATTTAATCCTTGTTTTATTTTGGCAAGCCTTTTTTGAATAGCAACTTCTGTTAAAAGAAGTTCCGAAGCAATTTCTTTTATTTTATAACCTTTGCTTAGTAATTCAACGATTTTGCGATTGGATTCTTTTGTAAAAATTTCTTCAATCCACATTTTGTCTTTTTTTTCTATTACAGTTGGGCTGCTGTATTTTTTTCCTTTTACAACAACATCGCTACAAATTGTAATTAATTCTTCGGGTTTTACATCGCTTTTAATAATTAAAGCATCTGGTTTTACTTTATGATCGATATCAAGTAAAATTAAATCTTCTAAATGTGCTGTAAAAATTAGCGTTTTACAAGAAGGCATTTTTTCGCGAAGAAACAAACAAACATCACCGCCATTTAAAATGTTTTTTTCCGTGTCTGCTGGCATAGAAAAGTCGAGTATTGCCAAATCAAAATTTTCATTGGCTGCTGAAAAAGCATTAATTTCAAAAATAGCCGTTTTGCAGTTTTGTGCTTCTACAAAATGAATTGTTTTAACATCTTCAAAAGCATAATTTACTATGGTTTTCAAAGAGTTAATCATGTATTGATGGTCGTCAGCAATTAAGATTTTCACGCGTGAAGGCTTTTATTTGCTACAAATTACTACAAAAAAGGCATAGCGCCATAATGAAAAATAAAATTTAACAAACGGTATAAAAAAACCATACTTTGTGTTAAAACAAATTACTTCTTAGGTGCTACAGGAACTTGTTCGTTTTTAGTAATTAAAAGTTCCACTCTTCGGTCTAGTGTGCTTCCTTTTTTCAAAGATTGTGTGTTGCCATAACCTTTAAATGTCATACGTGTTCTGCTAATGCGTTTCATTAAAAAGTAATTGTATACTCTTTTAGCACGATTAATAGACAATTCACGTTTTTTGGTATCGCGATCAATAGCTTCTTTTTGGAATGTTGGCGTACAACAAACGTGCCCTTGAATTTCGAAATGGATGTTTTTGTATTTGTGAAGTTCTAAAGCAATTCGGTCCAATTCTTTCTTTGCTTTGTAGGTAAGTTGACTACTTCCTCTTTCAAACAAAACGTGGTCTAGATAAATTCTATCGCCAACAATTCTGTCTTTTTTAATGGAACTATAAACGCCAGGAATTTTTAAATCTTCAATTACAACTGGTTTAAAATTGACTACTACGTCTACTCTACGGTTTTTTGAACGCGCTTCCGGAACATTGGTTTGCATGTCTTCATCAAGCATAATTCTCCCTTTTCCTTCAAGGGTAATGATGATTTTACTCTTAATTCCTTTTTCTATCAATTTGTCTTTTACCGTGTTAGCTCTGTTGGTAGACAAAGTGTAGTTATAAGCATCTTTTCC of Flavobacterium channae contains these proteins:
- a CDS encoding DUF4837 family protein, which translates into the protein MKKIAILTFVALSFLSCKETSNEDKKAVLSESNGKINNVSIIIDDNLWNGEIGDSIRKKFAAPVDGLPQEEPLFTLNQYPTKVFEGFVRKSRNIIIVKKDKEAGFASNVDKFAKPQNVFFISGTDTEDILKVLEEKSAEIIKSIKASEIVENQIRMKKSLVSDAQVQKMFGVSLQIGFGYKYDMVKDKFIWLRKEFTSGYNSVLIYEVPISKVEKDNNIIANITAMRDEIGKANIHGTLPNTWMITEAAYAPYLFDVTVAGKKTYLTKGTWELKNDFMAGPFVNYAIKDTKNNRYLILEGFTYNPSKSKRDLVFELEAIIQSVKFLK
- a CDS encoding GNAT family N-acetyltransferase, producing MIKFEIKRFNELSTAELYSLLQLRSEVFVVEQNCVYQDIDGKDEKALHVMGYYNGDLAAYSRLFNKGYYFDETSIGRVVVSPKYRDKKFGHDLMRVCIEAIKENYNETAITISAQEYLKKFYESHGFIQTSEMYLEDDIPHIQMKRS
- a CDS encoding TonB-dependent receptor; the encoded protein is MPKSIILLLLFPFFTFSQTLTGTVKDSLGNPLQNANVIAKPLVEKQGLKFAIADHLGRYKLELEKDVPYEVRVSYLGFIEEILNLPANFSQKEHHFKLKENGQELKEITITYDYKPVVVKKDTLIYDVKAFTSGNERKLKEQLEKLPGVEVDKNGGVTVQGKKVTKFLVENKSFFGGGTKLGVENIPADAVDKVEVIDNFNEVGFLKQVSDSEDLAMNIKLKEDKKKFIFGDVDAGAEVANDNGFYLGHAALFYYAPKTNVSFIGDLNNIGKRTFSFQDMMRFQGGASSFISGRKQLTDLYSFASDNTDVIENKSQFSAFNFRQEINSKLDVEGFAIFSKLFTSTLTESSIEYLQNTTATSEERINKGENKSILGIGNVKLNYMPNTKEKWFYNGQFQSSANDMTSVLNSRLDGQQTSFETLNSADNIQIKQFLEWHKQINSKHTTTLVINQSYDNQKPINTWLTDTEFLTGLIPLENDSFYNIQQVKKVKNSSMDALFKHYWIINNYNHLYTNVGNNLGTTQLQITEKQYLTDGTINDFATDGFGNDMDYLLNDLYLGLEYKFKIGKWVNKPAIYAHYYHLKTEQIANNYTLNNTFLQPSWLSEYEFNQSENLKFNYRLVNEFPEANRLLERYTLQSYNSVFKGNALLQNERFHNATLNYSRTSMYRGLMLFANASFTKKVRTIRNEIGLDGINQFTTPTITDNPETTYRVYGNIDKKINKFRLSFNANLSWFNYTQTVNSQTVINDRNNQNFGLRLRTANKKWPSVSVSYNKTFSQFSGLTSSKLTSDRIKFDLDIDFWKHFNFKTDYEVTYNKNSNNVATDFRIANAYLSYQKKNNPIRFELSAQNYLNNGTKINNSFSDFMISSSTTFTLPRVVMLTVSYKL
- a CDS encoding GLPGLI family protein, with protein sequence MKKIYSLVIVLLFLTTIYSQNNKAIYSVTINNKDEITKSPYNSYYKIAQENSNQFTFQLNFSKDRSEFFIMDNLEIEYHSYRMVRAFSRYQGFTSITKDKTFIEKEIDNETYILEEKAAYNWSLTTETKKIGNYNCYKATTEKTIENKIIVPITAWYCPEIAYQFGPNGYGNLPGLIVELQIDNVIYGLKSITFDDSSIKFKEIDFKKIISKEKYEEIIKEKMKFILDE
- a CDS encoding GLPGLI family protein, with product MLGRIIVLFIFVGNLSAQTNSLSVNYSLHIGFDEGFSTNAVLKDYYALAQKGAQAIKFRLEANKNVSYFKMEEVMTNSEIDFAISFSEASTSFFIDVVKEEKTQYESGFFGEFMIESKETTNWKLENETKQIGSYLCYKAISEQIVINPKGTFKHPIVAWYCPSIPFNFGPKGYNGLPGLILELQVRNITWGATKIELSNENKIIEKPKKGKLITQEEFKKILASPPILGN
- a CDS encoding GLPGLI family protein, which produces MKKLILFLVFTSSIMGQNYKIVYGKSISNNEEDLEKITDINIKNNIVSINESFDQVEYELIISNNFAFFKYIKTLKMTGFNPRAITVGGGSGVHYYDKINNVAIYETEMTGKKYFIKSNINKYNWTITSETKSINNFLCYRAIAKVSYDDFRGKDTYEIEAWFCPEIPFSYGPDVYYGLPGLIFEARVVNSKVRFYLKSITKLDTEIPLQLPKEKTISEEEFTAIFNAEMKKLTEEN
- a CDS encoding GLPGLI family protein; this translates as MIHKKVVVILLFSLNILFSQSGQVVYEAMSKKYPETKENKGDVQIKNLENARISFELKFNNQNSFFYKLSLNKEDGYNLAEETLLIMLGFKEVYFELKEKLLHEDYGEFLIKTPSNHNWNISSESKKINNYLCYKATCTESYTARDGKNKERVITAWFCPELPYSYGPLEYNGLPGLILELEKNGNKVVAKSIVLSDKKISLELPNKKRISKEEYNQKIKENSEF
- a CDS encoding GLPGLI family protein, whose product is MKYFFLLIFALFSLVTLAQKSGTITYSFKILEDEKLIKNETIGKFVLQAIEGAKHLKFELTFNDSISEFKLTKNLSLDGQNLEMTILHSRAKKEIYIFKNKIYYNNSGSIFKENEYLIIEPLNLNWVLTNESKIIDGYTCYKATNEYIVDNGKIFKHPVVAWFCPQIPISIGPKGYGGLPGLILELQEWNNVFGVEKIAFSNDVKEIVLPNEGKIITDQEFQNKVREFVKKQF
- a CDS encoding GLPGLI family protein, with the protein product MKKTIIFLFFTTFISSFGQQNGIITYKSFFSIKQATEELKQQNRMWYQEELDHEMMAQLLRFTLQFNNEAAVFTMSENMISDLENQLSKRYTVGLFYGDDIFYINRKKDTLIEQLTYSFATLLRKRKASFIEWNLTTETKEIQGYKCYKATYTYVQKWKGREFLWPVVAWYCPEIPVPLGPTRYSGLPGLILELHEDEIAYVVEKIDLKTVPTKITEPTEGEMLSDEEIKNRDRRVKDELINNN
- a CDS encoding response regulator; amino-acid sequence: MKILIADDHQYMINSLKTIVNYAFEDVKTIHFVEAQNCKTAIFEINAFSAANENFDLAILDFSMPADTEKNILNGGDVCLFLREKMPSCKTLIFTAHLEDLILLDIDHKVKPDALIIKSDVKPEELITICSDVVVKGKKYSSPTVIEKKDKMWIEEIFTKESNRKIVELLSKGYKIKEIASELLLTEVAIQKRLAKIKQGLNITDDSSILREVKRRGYV
- a CDS encoding OmpA family protein, which encodes MTRLLSLFLFLFSIVSFAQEDEEVHSIFFEFDKYNLKEEQANAVVAFVSKIDTARIESVQIFGYCDDRGKDAYNYTLSTNRANTVKDKLIEKGIKSKIIITLEGKGRIMLDEDMQTNVPEARSKNRRVDVVVNFKPVVIEDLKIPGVYSSIKKDRIVGDRIYLDHVLFERGSSQLTYKAKKELDRIALELHKYKNIHFEIQGHVCCTPTFQKEAIDRDTKKRELSINRAKRVYNYFLMKRISRTRMTFKGYGNTQSLKKGSTLDRRVELLITKNEQVPVAPKK